The Gammaproteobacteria bacterium sequence CACTGGCGTCGCGCCACGGTGCCTCAGCGCAAAGCCTTTACCATACAGTTTCGTGAGCTATTATTGAACACTTATGCCAAGGCGCTCTATCGTTTCGCTGATGCCGAGGTGCACTATAAACCTGTGCGTTTTGAAGAGGGCGATAGGTATGTTGATGTGGCTAGCGAGGTAGACACAGGCGATGGGTCAGTTGCGGTGACTTATCGGTTGTATGAAAAAAATGATAGCTGGAAAGTGTTTAACATCACCATTGAGGGCGTTAGCCTGATTACCAATTATCGCAGCACCTTTTCCACGTTTGCGAGAAAAAAAGGTATTGATGCCCTGGTTGCAGATCTTGAGCGTCGTAACAAACGAGCAGCGGCTAGTGATGATGAGCCGGCTTGAGCATCGCTTTGATGGTAACCATTGCTATCTCAGTGGTGAGTTGAGCTTTGATAGTGCGGCGCAGTCAGAGGCATTGATTGCAAGGCTGGTATCGCACCCGGACAGTCTCTCTGTTAGCCTTGCTCAAATCACCTATGCCGATAGTGCAGCAACTGCATTTATGGTTGAGCTTTATCGTCAAGTGGACTTGGCTGGCGGCGAACTGAGTTTTGTTGACGTGCCTGCCCACATACTCTCTGTGTTAGCGATGACACGTCTCGATACCATTTTACCTATTGCAGCTTAGCTGCTCTCAATGTTTTGCTGCGAAGGTATCAGGTTGCCTGCCAATCAAGGGTTGCGCGCCTCTGCACGTTTCAATCACGTAGAGTTATAAGTGATTAATAGAAGTTTCCTTATGCTAGAATGACACTATTTGCGGATTTAAAATATGCAAGCTCCTCAGATTGAACAAATGATATTAAGCGGACTCCCCGGTGCCGATGTTAAGGTTAAAGGTGATGATGGTGTTCATTTTGAAGCAGTGGTTGTCGCAGAAATTTTTCGTGACAAATCTATTCTCGAACAACATCGCATGGTCTATGCAACCTTGGGTGATAATGTTGAGAATGCTGCGATTCACGCATTGGCTCTAAAAACGCAGGTGCCGCAGACGGCGTAAACATTGTCAGTTTACGTTTTCTTAAACATAAGAACCCTTTCTTTGGTCGAGTAACAATTACTATTTAGTATGGATAGACTCATTATCTCTGGCGGTTGCTGTCTCAATGGCGACATCCGTATCTCCGGCGCAAAAAACGCAGCATTACCCATTGTTATTGCCAGCTTGCTGACGCGTGAGCCTGTTGCGATTTCCAATGTTCCGCATTTGCGCGATGTAACAACGACCATGGAACTATTGGGGAGCATGGGCGTGACCTTGACCATTGATGAGCACATGGGCGTTGAAGTCAATGCCTCGACCATTAGCAATTTTGACGCGCCTTATGACCTTGTTAAGACCATGCGTGCTTCGATTTTGGTGCTTGGCCCTTTATTGGCACGCTATGGTAAGGCGCATGTGTCCTTGCCAGGTGGTTGTGCGATTGGCTCACGACCCATTAATCTCCATATCAAGGGTCTCGAAGCTATGGGCGCGACCTTTTCTATGGATAAAGGCTACATCAATGCCAAGGCCGACCGTCTTAAAGGTGCCAATATTTTTCTTGATGTGGTATCAGTCACGGGCACAGAAAATTTGATGATGGCGGCAACACTAGCCGATGGTGAGACCGTGCTCGAAAACGCAGCGCGTGAGCCAGAGGTTGTTGATTTGGCTAATTTCTTAATTAGCATGGGTGCTAAAATTGAAGGTGCCGGCAGCGACCGTATTGTTATCACGGGTGTAGAAACACTGCATGGCACTCAATACCGCATTTTGCCAGATCGAATTGAAACCGGTACTTATTTGGTCGCTGGAGCGATTACTGGTGGACGGGTTAAAGTGAAGGACACGTCGCCTGATTTGCTTGACTCCGTGTTGGCGAAGCTACGTGAGGCTGGCGCCAAAATAGAGGTGGGTGATGACTGGATTGAATTAGATATGGAAGGCCGTCGTCCGCAAGCGGTGGATATTTATACCGCGCCTTATCCGGCCT is a genomic window containing:
- a CDS encoding STAS domain-containing protein gives rise to the protein MMSRLEHRFDGNHCYLSGELSFDSAAQSEALIARLVSHPDSLSVSLAQITYADSAATAFMVELYRQVDLAGGELSFVDVPAHILSVLAMTRLDTILPIAA
- the murA gene encoding UDP-N-acetylglucosamine 1-carboxyvinyltransferase yields the protein MDRLIISGGCCLNGDIRISGAKNAALPIVIASLLTREPVAISNVPHLRDVTTTMELLGSMGVTLTIDEHMGVEVNASTISNFDAPYDLVKTMRASILVLGPLLARYGKAHVSLPGGCAIGSRPINLHIKGLEAMGATFSMDKGYINAKADRLKGANIFLDVVSVTGTENLMMAATLADGETVLENAAREPEVVDLANFLISMGAKIEGAGSDRIVITGVETLHGTQYRILPDRIETGTYLVAGAITGGRVKVKDTSPDLLDSVLAKLREAGAKIEVGDDWIELDMEGRRPQAVDIYTAPYPAFPTDMQAQFTALNAVAEGRGAITENVFENRFMHVQELQRMGADIRLEGNTALCTGIDSLTAAPVMATDLRASASLVLAGLVAQGDTVVDRIYHIDRGYECIEEKLQQLGASIRRVPY
- a CDS encoding ABC transporter substrate-binding protein, which gives rise to MLITQRLSLIFIVGYFFVSGLLINVAIAEDHPAQQLVTKTTTDLLLAFQLEKAAIEADSAVLRKIVSDKILPYFDFVRMSKLALGKHWRRATVPQRKAFTIQFRELLLNTYAKALYRFADAEVHYKPVRFEEGDRYVDVASEVDTGDGSVAVTYRLYEKNDSWKVFNITIEGVSLITNYRSTFSTFARKKGIDALVADLERRNKRAAASDDEPA
- a CDS encoding BolA/IbaG family iron-sulfur metabolism protein, with protein sequence MQAPQIEQMILSGLPGADVKVKGDDGVHFEAVVVAEIFRDKSILEQHRMVYATLGDNVENAAIHALALKTQVPQTA